GACAAGAGCGAGGTGTTGCGAATGGCCTTCTCGATATCGTCCTCATCCTCGGTGACACGAAAATCGAGCGAAACCGGACCATCATCGGTCTTGCCGCCGAACAGCCCCGAGAACGGAGAGGATGACTGGGCAAGCGCCATGCCGCAAAACCCCAAAGCCGAGCCTGCGACAAGCATGGCTTTCAGATATCCCCGCATCTTCACGCTCCGCCCCTGTTCCTTACCGCAATATGAACAGCTATAGACGTGAAGATCCAGCAATTGGCCATCGCTTTTTTGTCAACTGGACCATCGGATCAGTCACGGCAGGATCCTTACGATAGCGCCGCGAGGCATCCATGCAGTGCCGCCATGTCGTCTAGGATCAGGAAAATGGGCGTGTTTTCAGGGATATGGCGCATATAGGATTCGGCCAGGAAAGCCGGTTCGAAGCGGTCCATGCGATCAGCGATGCTTCGCCCGACGCTTCCTGCAAGGAAAAGTCCCTCCAGTGGCATGAAGCGCAGGGTCAGTTCCCGGCAAAGCAGGCCGACCAGTTCCGTGAACAGGTCATATGTCGCCACCGCCTCGGCATCGCCACGTCCGGCGGCTTCGGCGATGGCCTCGCTGCGGATGGGATCGGTTCCGGTGCGCATCGCATGCAGTCGTGACAGCCCACGCCCCGCAAAGGTTTCCTCGGTCGAGAAGAACGCCTCCGCGCCGTCGCGCCCCAGCAGATCAACCAGCCGCTGATAGATATTGGCTGGCAGCTGGGTGTGGCCTTCCTCGGCCTCCATCGCCATCACTGCGCCGCCGGGCAGGGCGCGAACGGCGCAGACATTGAATCCGGTGCCCAGCCCGACCACCAGGGCCTGACCGTTGCGGGCGCGATCCTCGGGCGCGTTGCGAAGCACGGACAGCCCGTCTCCGCGCAGGGCAGGGGTTGCATGGCCCAGGGCGGTCAGGTCGTTGATCAGCCGCACCTGGTCGGCATCGGTCAGCCGTGCCAGCCGGTCCTCGGAGAAATCCCAGTCACGATTGGTCAGCGAGGCCCTCCCGCCGCTGACCGGTCCGGCGACCGCGACGCAGACCGAGGATATATGGGGATTGTCCTGTTCCTGCAGGAACTGCCGCACGACATCGTCGAAGCTTTGATAATCGTCGCCGCGAAACCGCGTCACCGTCTCACTGTCGATCGCCCCATTGCGCGCGACCGCCAGCCGCGCATTGGTGCCCCCGACATCTCCCAGCAGCATTGCCATCGAACCAATCTCCCGGATCAACCCTCTCGCCGATCATCTTTAAGGGAGTTGTCCCGCGCTGGCGAGGGGGGATTGATAGCGGAAACATCCTTGCGTCCCGCGATGGCCGGGGGCGCTTCGCCCCCCGGACCCCCCGAGGATATTTGCCTGAAGAAGAAAGGGCGGAGGTCCGGTGGGCAAGGGGGGCGAGGGGTCGGCATTCCAGTATGTTTTTCGTACTGGAATGGATGGCCCGGTCTTCGGATGCCGTCCTGATCGTCCGGAACGCGTTGCGAATGGCCGCGATTCACCGTGCAAAGCGCGCTGCCAGTGTACGCCCTGTGTACATCCTGTGTACGGGTTGTGCGGCCGGATTCCCAGCATTTGCTGGGCGAAACGCGCCCCTGTTGCGCGGCCGTGCCGATGCAACGCACGGTGGGTGTTGCATGGCCGTTTTCGTCAGGCGGCGGCGATGGCCAGCGTCTCTCGGACTCGCCCCAGATCCGCGGTCATGGTCGCGGCGGGGTCCGGTCCGAACCATTCCAGCGACGCTTCCGCCGCCCAGGGCAGTGCCGTCAGGATATGCGCATAATCCAGCACTCCGTCGAAGAGCGGGCACATTCCCTGCCGGCCGCCATCGGGATCATGGACATTGCCGGGATCGAAGACCGTCAGGCGGTCCCGCGCGGTCACGTTCTTCAGGTGGTAATGCAGAATATGCGGCGCCAGCTTTTCCTGGGCCACTATCGGATCCGCCCCGCTTTCCCAGACATGCAGTACGTCGAAATTCAGGCCGATCGCTGGATGATCCAGAGCTTCCAATAGCTTGAGCGTTTGCGCAACCCCATCGGCCAGCGTTCCCGGATGGGTTTCGACAGCGAGGCGGATTCCATGGGAGGCGGCAAGCCGTGCTGTCGCCTGCAGGTCGCGCAGGATCGCGTCACGCTGTTCCGGCCCGGCCTCTGCGCTGCTCAGATGACCCGCGAAGAGGCGCAGGCGTCCAGCCCCCCATTGGCGGGTCAGGGCGCATAGGGACTTCGCCTCGGCCGCGTCGAAATCCGGCAGGCCGAGGGGCAGGTACCCGGCCAGCATCGGCACCTCGGGGCGCGCGGGCAGGCTTGCCCATTCCTCGGCCATGGTGCGGGCATGGGGCATCCAGATTTCCAGCCCGTCAAAGCCCTCCTGCAAGGCATAGCGCGCCAGTCCGGCGGCAGAAACATCGAGATGCCGGAAGGCGACTGAACAGACGTTGATCTTCATGATCTGCTCTCCTGCCAACGCTTGAACCATTCGGCCAGACTGGCCTTGATACCGATCTCCAACGCGGCCACTTCATAAAGATATTCAATAACTTGTGCCAAGTCGGATGCTGCTCCGCCGCGGGCATAGGCCACGGCACGGCGATGCACCGCGTTCAGCCCGCCATGCAGCGCCGCGATCCGGTCGCAGCATTCCTCGAAGGCATCATAATCCGCCCCCTCGATATCACCGAGAATCGCCAGGGCGTGCTCATAAGCATATTTCCGGATCGCGATGACCGGTAATTCGCGCAGGGCGATTTCCAGGTCGGTGCGGGGCAGGTCAGACTGATGCGCGGCGATAATCCGTCGCGTGGCGTCGATCAACGGCGTTTCCCTTGGCCGGAAAGTTTCAAGGAACATTGCCTCGATATCCTCGGGCGCGGCCGGATGAGCGGCATCGAAATCAAAGGCATAGCCGCCCGCCACCGTTTCGCGCAGGAATGCCTTGCGCAGGTCGGCGGCCGGGATCGGCCCCTCCCACCGGAAATCCGAATCCCGCATCTGCCAGATATCGGGATCGCCGGTCGGCTCGATCAGGGCGTAATGCGGAAAGGGGTCTTGCGCGAACTTGTTGTCCCGCTGCGGCAGCAGGAACATGTCGATCATTGGCATGACATATCGTCCGGGCCGCCAATTCGCCAGCAGCTCCTCTAGCCGCGCCAGGTTGGCGGGTTTGCCCGCCGCTTCGTCATACCAGCGCGTGACCTCGACCCCGAACAGGCGCCGGAACCAGCGGCAATAGAAATCATGGTCGATATCCTCGGCGTGATAGCCGAGCCGCATCTGCTCATCGACCACCACCTGCCCGTCCCAGAGCCCCAGATACATGGGCCGATGATCGATCCCGCCCTTGTCCTTCAGCGCCTGGCAGAAACAACTGACGACGCAATGAACCTTGATGTCGATGGGCTCTTCCTCGGGCTCTGCACGACTGACCCCCGCCAGCAGATTGGCCAGCGCAGATACGGTCAGAGTGGGCGCGTGGTCGAACGCGTCCTCGGGCATGTTGATTCCGGCTTCTTCCAGATGCAGCATCAGCGTCATCAGCGCGACCGAATCGAGCCCCAGATCATTCCCCAGTTTGGCCTCCGGGCCAAAGGTATCCATGCGCGGGCAGGCCAGCGGCCCGGTGAGGATTTCGCGAAGGGTTTCGATGGCGGCCTCGGGCGTGGGGATGCGGCGGGGTTCGTTCATTGGGCGGCCTCCAGCAGGTTCGCGGCAAGGTCACGGCGGGCGATCTTGCCGTTTGCGCCGCGGGGCAGGGCGGCCAGGCGGATCAGCCTTGCGGGGCGCTGACGCGGCGACAGGCGGGCGGCGAGGTGGGCATCAAGCTCGGCCTCGGACACCTCGCCTGCATAGGCGAGGGCGGGTCGCTGCGTTGCCGCCGGGTCGGGGATGGCGAAGGCGACGGCATCGCGCAGGCCGGTACAGGACATCGCGGCGGTCTCGATCTCGGCCGGGTAGACATTGATGCCGGCCACGTCGATCACCTCGGCGGCGCGCCCCGCAAAGATCAGGTGCCCACGCGCGTCGATCACCCCCAGATCCCCGGTGTCGATCATGGCATCCGCGGTCTCGATCATCACCGGGGCGGGGTCAGATTGCCCGGCGCTCAGCCGGATATGCGGCAGCGGCGCGCCCATGTCCTCGGGGTAGTTCGGAGCGGCGGCGATGGCCACGCAACCCGCCTCGGAGCAGCCATATTGCTGGAACAGGTGCTGTGTCGCGCCTCGGATCGAGTCGAACCACGGCTGGGGCAAAACCGTGCCCGAGGACATGACTGCGTGCAGCCCGCCCTTGCCCGCCAGCCGCGCCAGCACATGCAGCAGCGGCGGGGCCGCGTAGAGAAGCGGGTGCTCGATATTTCCCAGATGGCGCAGGATGGTCTTGGGGTTGGTGCTGTCCAGTACCACCGGCACATGCCCGCGCGCCTGCCCGACCAGCACTCCCGGTATCAGCCCGTAGGAATGGGTGATCGGCGCGGCGATGACGGGGGTCATTTCGGCGGGTTCGGGGAAAGCGCGGATATAGGCGGCGATCTCGGTCTCGATCTGGGCCCATGAGCGGGCGATGACCTTGGGCGCGCCCGTCGTTCCAGAACTCATCTGGATCAATACGCCACCGGGCGTTTTGGGAGCGCTCTGGCCAAGTTCGATCAGCCCCGAAGCCTCGGCGAAACTGTCGCAACCGGCGCGGCGAGCCAGATCCAACGCCTGCTCGCGCGGGGTTTCGGGATGGATCGGATAGCAGGAGGCCCCCGCCGCGCGCAGCCGCAGGATCTGGCCAAGACAGTCAGCCTTGTCGCCCAGATACAGGGCAATGCGGCGCGTGGCGGGATCGGAGCCGGGCAGCAGGTCCGGCAGGTCGAGGGTTGCCGGTTCAATCAGGCGGTCGTCGATGCGGAACGCGGGCATGGGGTCGCTCATGGGATCGGGCTTTCCTAGAGGGTTCGGAACGGGATGGCTGGATTCGGCTGTGTCCAGCAGACGGGCGGTCAGCGATTCAGCTGGGATCAGGGGGTCATCCATGGCGAAGCCGGGGGCATTGAGCACGGTGTCGCGGACCAGTTGCCAGAAGCGGCTTTCGGGCAGGTAATTCGAGCGATGCAACAGATCGGCCAGATCCGACAATACATGGACGATCAGGCAATCCATCACCAGATCGCGCAGATCCGTGGCCGCGCCCATCCGGTGGTAAAGCCCGTCCGGCGCGTCCCTGAAGCCGGGATCGATAGCCGCCAGGTCGGGCAGCAGATCGGGGTCAGACAGATAATCTGGGACATATTCGAGACTCTCGCTGAAATCGCGGGCGATCAGCCCGGTGGGCCAACCGTTATCGTGGCGGATCAGCAGGTTTTGGCCATGCGCCTCCAGCCCGATTCCGTGGCGGGTCATCAACAGCCAGACCGGGCGCAGGATATGCAGGAACTGCGATAGCCATGCCTCGGTGCCGTGACGCCTGAGCCAATCCGCGATCAGTGGCCGCCCGTCGGGCTCGGTCAATGACAGGGCGCTGACGGGCACGGCATCCTCTGGCGGGGCGGAACGGCGGATTGCGGCGAGCTGCCCGCCCAGCAAACCGCGGGCGACGATAACGGCGGAATGTTCCGGCAGGATCGTCAGCGCGGCGAGTTCCGGGTCGTTATCGACCACCCTTCGCAGCCAGTCCGAGATCGCCGGCGCGACGGCCACGGACCACGGGACGAGATTGCGTACCGAAGAGGTGACGCCGACCCCGAGCGACAGTTTCAGGTGATCGCCGCCATTGCGCGGGGCCAATGTGCGCAGCGATGCTGTGGCCTGCATCTCCGGTCCGGTCCGATCAAGCAGGCGCAAGCGTCCCTCGGCCAGAAGGTGGCGAATGGCAGGTTCGCCCGACAATTGACGCCATTGCCACGGATGAACCGGGATCGAGCCGGGCGGGGCAAAGCCCTTTGCGATATCACCGCCCTCGGCATGGACAAGTTCGGGATCGACCGCCAGCCAGAGCGGTTGGATCGGGGCAGCGGCCTCGGGGC
This region of Paracoccus saliphilus genomic DNA includes:
- a CDS encoding glucokinase, which produces MAMLLGDVGGTNARLAVARNGAIDSETVTRFRGDDYQSFDDVVRQFLQEQDNPHISSVCVAVAGPVSGGRASLTNRDWDFSEDRLARLTDADQVRLINDLTALGHATPALRGDGLSVLRNAPEDRARNGQALVVGLGTGFNVCAVRALPGGAVMAMEAEEGHTQLPANIYQRLVDLLGRDGAEAFFSTEETFAGRGLSRLHAMRTGTDPIRSEAIAEAAGRGDAEAVATYDLFTELVGLLCRELTLRFMPLEGLFLAGSVGRSIADRMDRFEPAFLAESYMRHIPENTPIFLILDDMAALHGCLAALS
- a CDS encoding DUF6005 family protein; protein product: MNEPRRIPTPEAAIETLREILTGPLACPRMDTFGPEAKLGNDLGLDSVALMTLMLHLEEAGINMPEDAFDHAPTLTVSALANLLAGVSRAEPEEEPIDIKVHCVVSCFCQALKDKGGIDHRPMYLGLWDGQVVVDEQMRLGYHAEDIDHDFYCRWFRRLFGVEVTRWYDEAAGKPANLARLEELLANWRPGRYVMPMIDMFLLPQRDNKFAQDPFPHYALIEPTGDPDIWQMRDSDFRWEGPIPAADLRKAFLRETVAGGYAFDFDAAHPAAPEDIEAMFLETFRPRETPLIDATRRIIAAHQSDLPRTDLEIALRELPVIAIRKYAYEHALAILGDIEGADYDAFEECCDRIAALHGGLNAVHRRAVAYARGGAASDLAQVIEYLYEVAALEIGIKASLAEWFKRWQESRS
- a CDS encoding sugar phosphate isomerase/epimerase family protein, whose protein sequence is MKINVCSVAFRHLDVSAAGLARYALQEGFDGLEIWMPHARTMAEEWASLPARPEVPMLAGYLPLGLPDFDAAEAKSLCALTRQWGAGRLRLFAGHLSSAEAGPEQRDAILRDLQATARLAASHGIRLAVETHPGTLADGVAQTLKLLEALDHPAIGLNFDVLHVWESGADPIVAQEKLAPHILHYHLKNVTARDRLTVFDPGNVHDPDGGRQGMCPLFDGVLDYAHILTALPWAAEASLEWFGPDPAATMTADLGRVRETLAIAAA
- a CDS encoding IucA/IucC family protein, whose amino-acid sequence is MSPETRVLRQAVETLAFEGVLRPIRGGWIVGGLIIRAAHHVQASGRVRLLGDPRQEGGRPLTAEALGRGLRAAGLNPSALLEGMQRSAEFLRAAGPLRPNRLALTGLALEAALIEGHPYHPCFKSRIGFSDDDNAAFGPEAAAPIQPLWLAVDPELVHAEGGDIAKGFAPPGSIPVHPWQWRQLSGEPAIRHLLAEGRLRLLDRTGPEMQATASLRTLAPRNGGDHLKLSLGVGVTSSVRNLVPWSVAVAPAISDWLRRVVDNDPELAALTILPEHSAVIVARGLLGGQLAAIRRSAPPEDAVPVSALSLTEPDGRPLIADWLRRHGTEAWLSQFLHILRPVWLLMTRHGIGLEAHGQNLLIRHDNGWPTGLIARDFSESLEYVPDYLSDPDLLPDLAAIDPGFRDAPDGLYHRMGAATDLRDLVMDCLIVHVLSDLADLLHRSNYLPESRFWQLVRDTVLNAPGFAMDDPLIPAESLTARLLDTAESSHPVPNPLGKPDPMSDPMPAFRIDDRLIEPATLDLPDLLPGSDPATRRIALYLGDKADCLGQILRLRAAGASCYPIHPETPREQALDLARRAGCDSFAEASGLIELGQSAPKTPGGVLIQMSSGTTGAPKVIARSWAQIETEIAAYIRAFPEPAEMTPVIAAPITHSYGLIPGVLVGQARGHVPVVLDSTNPKTILRHLGNIEHPLLYAAPPLLHVLARLAGKGGLHAVMSSGTVLPQPWFDSIRGATQHLFQQYGCSEAGCVAIAAAPNYPEDMGAPLPHIRLSAGQSDPAPVMIETADAMIDTGDLGVIDARGHLIFAGRAAEVIDVAGINVYPAEIETAAMSCTGLRDAVAFAIPDPAATQRPALAYAGEVSEAELDAHLAARLSPRQRPARLIRLAALPRGANGKIARRDLAANLLEAAQ